A single region of the Montipora capricornis isolate CH-2021 chromosome 13, ASM3666992v2, whole genome shotgun sequence genome encodes:
- the LOC138028499 gene encoding glycerol-3-phosphate phosphatase-like has protein sequence MADKSCKLLEGEELNKFVDCMDTFIFDCDGVLWNEVGVIDGAVEVLQELRKLGKKVFFVTNNSSKSREDYANKLEKFGIKVSKDEIYGTSYAVAYYLKEIIKFDKKVYTIGTTGMIAELDALGIPHTGSGPDQSTGGYNVKEWTYLTLDPEVGAVVCGFDEHFSYHKLIKAASYLAKDSCLFIATNCDDRFPFKSNDIVIPGTGCFVVSVEAAARRKAKVIGKPERIMFDCINLRHNIDPSKACMIGDRLNTDILFGNNCGLKTVLVLTGISSLEDVEKCQASSDSNDRNSIPDFYMSSIEAFKLPLFDSSR, from the exons atgGCGGATAAGTCTTGTAAACTTCTGGAAGGTGAAGAATTGAACAAATTTGTTGATTGTATGGATACCTTCATCTTCGACTGCGACg GGGTCCTTTGGAATGAGGTAGGAGTCATTGATGGGGCGGTTGAGGTTTTGCAAGAGCTTCGAAAATTG ggtAAGAAAGTCTTTTTTGTGACCAACAACAGCTCCAAGTCAAGAGAAGATTATGCAAACAAACTTGAAAAGTTTGGAATCAAGGTTTCCAAA GATGAAATCTATGGCACATCATATGCTGTTGCTTATTACTTGAAGGAGATTatcaagtttgacaagaaaGTTTATACTATTGGCACCACAGGAATGATAGCAGAACTTGATGCTTTGGGAATTCCACATACTGGGTCTGGA CCAGATCAGTCAACTGGTGGTTACAATGTCAAAGAATGGACATATTTAACACTAGATCCAGAG GTTGGAGCAGTTGTTTGTGGATTTGATGAACACTTCAGTTATCACAAACTTATCAAGGCTGCCAGTTATCTAGCCAAAGACTCCTGCCTATTTATTGCAACAAATTGTGATGACAGGTTCCCATTTAAAAGCAATGACATTGTAATTCCAG gaACCGGCTGCTTTGTTGTTTCTGTTGAGGCAGCAGCTAGAAGAAAAGCAAAGGTTATAGGAAAGCCAGAGAGAATAATGTTTGATTGCATAAATTTGCG TCACAATATAGATCCATCAAAGGCTTGCATGATTGGAGATAG ACTTAACACTGACATCTTGTTTGGCAACAACTGTGGATTGAAGACAGTTCTTGTGCTGACTGGAATTTCATCACTTGAAGATGTGGAGAAGTGTCAAGCCTCAAGTGATTCTAATGATAGGAACTCCATTCCTGATTTTTATATGTCCAGTATAGAAGCATTCAAATTACCATTATTTGACTCGAGCAGGTAG